In Athalia rosae chromosome 6, iyAthRosa1.1, whole genome shotgun sequence, one DNA window encodes the following:
- the LOC105693638 gene encoding transcriptional activator cubitus interruptus isoform X1 — MGAARVFDNSSKAEWLYPKVFSGWRPVGRPPHSRSLFYGPRTASRKPQEIPGESFFVLSHVLLVRRSLLPRLHPLRTLPALYRFTRGFHTPIYKYTRLTSGGATTIGGTGSPGGNNGAGSSNGGNAGPGEQGDGGEGESGGAGGAGGGTGTGSAPGNASSGTDFLRRSHPLSEHTLHPAYRLNYMDHLYHQLQASTHSPNASLHGLGGLGPEYLLHAAGPASTLASSEFPFSIDASSRLGSPRASASASASAIRASRKRALSSSPYSDRFDIDSMIRFSPNSLASIVNGSRSSSASGSYGHLSAAMSPALGMHPGMAPHLQQLQAHLLRSAAAAAALLPHGHHPSSHLQPPPHPSHPAHHPAHHHHPHSHAHSHAALGPPHAQLFSVPPHSAGMVAAVGTHGSLPPLKTERTTETPCRRTSAEGSGRSIAAEADTSSRRGSTKVKREPVTTTASTTAMTTTTTAPPTHPQGLSPSEDLRDEPGDFIETNCHWRGCGLEFPTQDDLVKHINNDHIHANKKSFVCGWEDCSREEKPFKAQYMLVVHMRRHTGEKPHKCTFEGCFKAYSRLENLKTHLRSHTGEKPYTCEYPGCSKAFSNASDRAKHQNRTHSNEKPYVCKAQGCTKRYTDPSSLRKHVKTVHGAEFYANKKHKGGDGGGSDEAGAGGHSPSRSEDRHPKTPSLSSPSIKSESEANSPPGMMQQGSPLVGGCTDDLGMGCGSGDVVTAIGVDEPWNEEPDDLDIADLPVALRAMVGGMESQQAPPPSRSRIKGRLSAKAMPPVSVGVTGMRLGRGAGGIGNGGGIGGGCIGGVGGGGVGSGGIGSSLGGGGGGGGAPGPQGNIGELNRRITDLKMESGARQTTLTDLQLRLQPLSEPRRDSNSTVSTYYGSMRSADFGSRRSSQASGLSAVRLGLGLGLGIGSNGPGTGGVNAGGGSGGGGGGGGSFYDPISPGNSRRSSQLSTTSGRLNAPPHLQAQYSTSNLVVQTQNMSLQGPQGMQGDWMPSGHCPQPAGDRRMSEPTRTHQGHRTSPLMPPRPRSAQLPELHPNQEVILDEVGEGEMVENKLVIPDEMMQYLNQVQAGGNQVSYRGSPMPICQSPICTNPSHYQRQQMPCTYTNQPHPQNCYNQSNGRISNCPNYQNVSPSSYLHQQCMSSRGSQASVGGYCPPLQQNQSQPPAGYGSQSHCGSQIASPAGGQVMSPGSHYAPSHASDQPMTSPAAGALAPQHVPQNVQQNSAQMTRHCLQSHLASRQFYGGGAGYGCRNANCAQAHRPDENCGAHTQAQNPTPQSHSAQHCAAQPRGGLTSNCPQLSPASHQSTGTTTNNNNHSNVRCGQISHQNQTGHRQNIQQNTNEPHHHHHHQHLSNIPITGRSQGNQCPQISQPQCPQSDAPGQKGHGGGMNPPNQGANQNTNICGQIASGGCVQQGVQGQTNIPCGPQSCSMHHGCQPQASPNQFSCGCQWGYATEPCFHSHDANMPEIQCRDISQSQQGSPIKPPQGMRQDSYRRTLEYVEQCRNWSGSAQAHVHETGVSSSTHPLSLPQPLPASANMIVNDMTTSLSSLLEENRYLQMIQ; from the exons ATTAACGAGTGGTGGTGCTACGACGATCGGGGGAACCGGAAGCCCGGGTGGTAACAACGGAGCAGGGAGTTCCAACGGTGGAAACGCTGGTCCCGGCGAACAGGGCGACGGAGGCGAAGGTGAAAGCGGAGGGGCTGGTGGCGCGGGTGGAGGTACTGGGACCGGAAGTGCGCCGGGAAACGCTAGTTCCGGTACCGACTTTCTACGCAGAAGCCACCCCCTCTCGGAGCACACGTTGCACCCCGCGTATCGGCTAAACTACATGGACCACCTCTATCACCAGCTTCAGGCCTCCACGCACAGCCCCAACGCCTCGTTACATG GGCTGGGTGGTTTAGGACCGGAGTACCTCCTGCACGCTGCCGGCCCCGCGAGCACCCTCGCCTCGTCAGAGTTCCCCTTCTCCATCGACG CTTCGTCGAGACTAGGAAGCCCCAGGGCATCCGCTTCCGCATCTGCATCGGCGATAAGGGCGAGTAGAAAACGCGCCCTCAGTAGCTCACCGTACTCCGACAGATTTGATATCGACAGTATGATACGATTCAGTCCGAACAGTCTAGCTTCCATCGTGAACGGATCCAGAAGTAGCAGCGCGAGTGGGAGTTACGGGCATTTGTCAGCCG CGATGAGTCCCGCTCTCGGGATGCACCCCGGGATGGCTCCGCACCTGCAGCAGCTACAGGCTCACCTTTTGCGAagtgctgccgccgctgcagcgCTTCTACCCCACGGACACCATCCGTCCTCCCATTTACAACCCCCGCCTCATCCCTCGCATCCCGCTCACCATCCGgcgcatcatcatcatccccaTTCTCACGCCCACTCCCATGCGGCCCTCGGTCCTCCccatgcgcaactcttttccGTACCACCCCACAGCGCAGGAATGGTCGCCGCGGTTGGTACCCATGGAAGCCTGCCACCCCTCAAGACTGAG CGTACAACGGAAACGCCGTGCAGAAGAACATCTGCGGAGGGATCCGGACGTTCGATAGCCGCAGAAGCGGATACCTCGTCGCGGAGAGGTTCGACGAAAGTTAAAAGAGAACCGGTAACCACTACCGCGAGTACAACAGCTATGACTACGACGACTACCGCCCCTCCCACCCATCCACAGGGCTTGAGTCCCAGCGAAGATCTTAGGGATGAACCGGGGGATTTTATTGAAACTAATTGCCATTGGAGAGGATGCGGCCTCGAGTTTCCCACGCAG GATGATCTTGTCAAGCATATAAACAACGATCACATCCATGCCAATAAGAAGAGTTTCGTTTGTGGATGGGAAGACTGCTCGCGGGAAGAAAAACCGTTCAAGGCACAGTACATGCTAGTTGTACATATGAGGCGGCACACAGGTGAAAAACCCCACAAGTGCACC ttCGAGGGCTGCTTCAAGGCGTACTCCAGACTAGAAAATCTCAAAACACATCTCAGATCTCATACCGGCGAAAAGCCCTATACCTGTGAATACCCAGGGTGCAGTAAGGCCTTTAGCAACGCCAGTGATCGGGCCAAGCACCAGAACCGAACGCATTCGAACgag AAACCGTACGTATGCAAAGCCCAGGGTTGTACGAAACGATACACAGATCCTTCATCCCTCCGAAAACACGTTAAAACTGTTCACGGAGCAGAATTTTACGCTAACAAGAAACACAAGGGTGGCGATGGGGGCGGAAGTGATGAGGCGGGTGCCGGAGGACACAGTCCAAGTCGCAGTGAAGATCGTCATCCAAAGACACCGAGTCTCTCGAGTCCTAGCATAAAATCTGAGAGCGAAGCGAACAGTCCGCCTGGAATGATGCAGCAGGGAAGTCCGCTTGTCGGGGGTTGCACCGATGATCTAGGAATGGGTTGCGGTAGCGGTGACGTGGTCACAGCCATTGGCGTCGACGAACCCTGGAACGAGGAGCCCGATGACCTCGACATTGCGGATCTTCCAGTTGCTCTTCGTGCCATG gtcGGCGGAATGGAATCCCAACAAGCTCCCCCACCCTCGAGGAGTCGCATAAAAGGTCGCCTCAGTGCGAAAGCCATGCCACCGGTTTCCGTCGGTGTCACTGGTATGAGACTAGGCAGAGGAGCCGGAGGAATTGGAAATGGCGGAGGGATTGGAGGTGGTTGCATTGGCGGCGTAGGAGGTGGTGGCGTGGGAAGTGGAGGAATAGGAAGCAGTCTTGGAGGCGGTGGAGGCGGTGGCGGGGCCCCTGGGCCTCAGGGTAACATTGGGGAACTGAACAGGCGAATAACAGACCTGAAAATGGAAAGCGGTGCGCGGCAAACTACACTAACTGATCTTCAGTTGAGGCTGCAGCCCCTAAGTGAACCTCGTCGCGATAGCAATAGTACCGTAAGCACATATTACGGTAGTATGCGATCCGCCGATTTTGGAAGCCGAAGAAGCAGCCAAGCCAGTGGACTTAGTGCTGTAAGACTTGGACTTGGTCTAGGACTCGGAATCGGGTCGAACGGCCCTGGAACTGGAGGTGTAAATGCAGGAGGAGGTAGCGGCGGTGGAGGGGGAGGCGGAGGCAGCTTTTACGATCCCATCAGCCCAGGAAATTCAAGAAGAAGTAGTCAACTTAGTACCACCTCTGGGAGACTAAATGCCCCACCTCATCTTCAGGCGCAGTACTCTACTAGCAATCTCGTCGTTCAAACACAAAATATGTCTCTTCAG GGTCCTCAAGGAATGCAAGGTGATTGGATGCCTAGTGGTCACTGTCCCCAGCCAGCTGGTGACCGCAGGATGTCAGAACCTACTCGCACACATCAGGGTCATCGGACTTCTCCCCTCATGCCACCCCGACCGAGATCAGCACAGCTTCCAGAACTACATCCGAATCAGGAGGTGATTTTAGACGAAGTTGGTGAAGGGGAAATGGTTGAAAATAAGCTTGTAATCCCAGATGAAATGATGCAGTATCTCAATCAG GTACAAGCCGGTGGGAATCAAGTCAGCTACAGAGGCAGCCCTATGCCAATCTGCCAGTCACCTATCTGTACGAACCCCTCGCATTATCAGCGTCAACAAATGCCCTGTACGTACACAAACCAGCCGCATCCACAGAACTGCTATAACCAGTCCAACGGCAGGATTTCAAACTGTCCCAACTATCAGAACGTCTCCCCTTCTTCTTATCTCCATCAACAGTGCATGAGTTCCCGGGGGAGTCAAGCATCTGTTGGGGGGTATTGTCCGCCTCTGCAGCAAAACCAATCCCAGCCTCCTGCAGGCTATGGATCACAGTCTCACTGTGGATCTCAGATTGCAAGTCCGGCCGGTGGTCAAGTAATGTCACCCGGCTCTCACTATGCTCCAAGTCACGCTAGCGATCAGCCTATGACCTCTCCCGCAGCTGGAGCTCTTGCTCCTCAACACGTGCCGCAAAATGTGCAGCAAAATTCTGCGCAAATGACGAGGCACTGTCTTCAAAGCCATCTAGCATCGCGTCAGTTTTACGGAGGTGGAGCGGGATATGGGTGTCGGAATGCAAATTGTGCTCAGGCTCATCGGCCTGACGAAAATTGTGGTGCTCATACCCAAGCACAGAATCCAACTCCACAGAGTCATAGTGCACAACATTGTGCAGCACAGCCTCGAGGCGGACTAACATCGAACTGTCCCCAGCTATCACCTGCTTCGCATCAATCTACTGGGACAACAACGAACAACAATAACCATTCCAACGTTCGGTGTGGCCAAATTTCACACCAAAATCAAACTGGTCATCGACAAAATATTCAGCAGAATACCAACGAGCCCcatcaccaccatcaccatcaaCATCTTTCGAATATACCTATCACTGGACGTTCACAGGGCAATCAATGCCCGCAAATTTCTCAGCCGCAATGTCCTCAGTCTGATGCACCAGGTCAAAAGGGGCACGGAGGTGGAATGAATCCACCAAATCAAGGAGCTAACCAGAATACCAATATTTGTGGTCAAATTGCCAGTGGTGGATGCGTTCAGCAAGGAGTTCAAGGTCAGACGAATATCCCTTGCGGTCCACAGTCATGTTCAATGCATCACGGATGCCAGCCACAAGCATCGCCAAATCAGTTCTCTTGCGGTTGCCAGTGGGGTTATGCAACGGAACCATGTTTCCATAGCCACGACGCTAACATGCCAGAAATTCAATGCAGAGATATTAGCCAGTCCCAGCAGGGTTCCCCGATTAAACCACCACAAGGTATGAGACAGGACTCTTACCGTAGAACACTCGAATATGTTGAACAATGTAGAAATTGGTCAGGAAGCGCACAAGCTCATGTACATGAAACCGGAGTTTCTAGCTCCACGCATCCCTTATCGCTTCCTCAACCCCTGCCGGCAAGCGCCAATATGATCGTGAACGACATGACTACCTCCCTTAGCTCACTGCTCGAAGAAAACAGATATCTTCAGATGATTCAGTAG
- the LOC105693638 gene encoding transcriptional activator cubitus interruptus isoform X2, whose protein sequence is MPEKEVAYHQETFSLLPPPPPPPHHHHHHSAFHAAFHPHGHPPPPFHPHHGPSAHHPAAVAAAAAAWEHHAAAAAAAAAAAFHAPPPHHPLTSGGATTIGGTGSPGGNNGAGSSNGGNAGPGEQGDGGEGESGGAGGAGGGTGTGSAPGNASSGTDFLRRSHPLSEHTLHPAYRLNYMDHLYHQLQASTHSPNASLHGLGGLGPEYLLHAAGPASTLASSEFPFSIDASSRLGSPRASASASASAIRASRKRALSSSPYSDRFDIDSMIRFSPNSLASIVNGSRSSSASGSYGHLSAAMSPALGMHPGMAPHLQQLQAHLLRSAAAAAALLPHGHHPSSHLQPPPHPSHPAHHPAHHHHPHSHAHSHAALGPPHAQLFSVPPHSAGMVAAVGTHGSLPPLKTERTTETPCRRTSAEGSGRSIAAEADTSSRRGSTKVKREPVTTTASTTAMTTTTTAPPTHPQGLSPSEDLRDEPGDFIETNCHWRGCGLEFPTQDDLVKHINNDHIHANKKSFVCGWEDCSREEKPFKAQYMLVVHMRRHTGEKPHKCTFEGCFKAYSRLENLKTHLRSHTGEKPYTCEYPGCSKAFSNASDRAKHQNRTHSNEKPYVCKAQGCTKRYTDPSSLRKHVKTVHGAEFYANKKHKGGDGGGSDEAGAGGHSPSRSEDRHPKTPSLSSPSIKSESEANSPPGMMQQGSPLVGGCTDDLGMGCGSGDVVTAIGVDEPWNEEPDDLDIADLPVALRAMVGGMESQQAPPPSRSRIKGRLSAKAMPPVSVGVTGMRLGRGAGGIGNGGGIGGGCIGGVGGGGVGSGGIGSSLGGGGGGGGAPGPQGNIGELNRRITDLKMESGARQTTLTDLQLRLQPLSEPRRDSNSTVSTYYGSMRSADFGSRRSSQASGLSAVRLGLGLGLGIGSNGPGTGGVNAGGGSGGGGGGGGSFYDPISPGNSRRSSQLSTTSGRLNAPPHLQAQYSTSNLVVQTQNMSLQGPQGMQGDWMPSGHCPQPAGDRRMSEPTRTHQGHRTSPLMPPRPRSAQLPELHPNQEVILDEVGEGEMVENKLVIPDEMMQYLNQVQAGGNQVSYRGSPMPICQSPICTNPSHYQRQQMPCTYTNQPHPQNCYNQSNGRISNCPNYQNVSPSSYLHQQCMSSRGSQASVGGYCPPLQQNQSQPPAGYGSQSHCGSQIASPAGGQVMSPGSHYAPSHASDQPMTSPAAGALAPQHVPQNVQQNSAQMTRHCLQSHLASRQFYGGGAGYGCRNANCAQAHRPDENCGAHTQAQNPTPQSHSAQHCAAQPRGGLTSNCPQLSPASHQSTGTTTNNNNHSNVRCGQISHQNQTGHRQNIQQNTNEPHHHHHHQHLSNIPITGRSQGNQCPQISQPQCPQSDAPGQKGHGGGMNPPNQGANQNTNICGQIASGGCVQQGVQGQTNIPCGPQSCSMHHGCQPQASPNQFSCGCQWGYATEPCFHSHDANMPEIQCRDISQSQQGSPIKPPQGMRQDSYRRTLEYVEQCRNWSGSAQAHVHETGVSSSTHPLSLPQPLPASANMIVNDMTTSLSSLLEENRYLQMIQ, encoded by the exons ATTAACGAGTGGTGGTGCTACGACGATCGGGGGAACCGGAAGCCCGGGTGGTAACAACGGAGCAGGGAGTTCCAACGGTGGAAACGCTGGTCCCGGCGAACAGGGCGACGGAGGCGAAGGTGAAAGCGGAGGGGCTGGTGGCGCGGGTGGAGGTACTGGGACCGGAAGTGCGCCGGGAAACGCTAGTTCCGGTACCGACTTTCTACGCAGAAGCCACCCCCTCTCGGAGCACACGTTGCACCCCGCGTATCGGCTAAACTACATGGACCACCTCTATCACCAGCTTCAGGCCTCCACGCACAGCCCCAACGCCTCGTTACATG GGCTGGGTGGTTTAGGACCGGAGTACCTCCTGCACGCTGCCGGCCCCGCGAGCACCCTCGCCTCGTCAGAGTTCCCCTTCTCCATCGACG CTTCGTCGAGACTAGGAAGCCCCAGGGCATCCGCTTCCGCATCTGCATCGGCGATAAGGGCGAGTAGAAAACGCGCCCTCAGTAGCTCACCGTACTCCGACAGATTTGATATCGACAGTATGATACGATTCAGTCCGAACAGTCTAGCTTCCATCGTGAACGGATCCAGAAGTAGCAGCGCGAGTGGGAGTTACGGGCATTTGTCAGCCG CGATGAGTCCCGCTCTCGGGATGCACCCCGGGATGGCTCCGCACCTGCAGCAGCTACAGGCTCACCTTTTGCGAagtgctgccgccgctgcagcgCTTCTACCCCACGGACACCATCCGTCCTCCCATTTACAACCCCCGCCTCATCCCTCGCATCCCGCTCACCATCCGgcgcatcatcatcatccccaTTCTCACGCCCACTCCCATGCGGCCCTCGGTCCTCCccatgcgcaactcttttccGTACCACCCCACAGCGCAGGAATGGTCGCCGCGGTTGGTACCCATGGAAGCCTGCCACCCCTCAAGACTGAG CGTACAACGGAAACGCCGTGCAGAAGAACATCTGCGGAGGGATCCGGACGTTCGATAGCCGCAGAAGCGGATACCTCGTCGCGGAGAGGTTCGACGAAAGTTAAAAGAGAACCGGTAACCACTACCGCGAGTACAACAGCTATGACTACGACGACTACCGCCCCTCCCACCCATCCACAGGGCTTGAGTCCCAGCGAAGATCTTAGGGATGAACCGGGGGATTTTATTGAAACTAATTGCCATTGGAGAGGATGCGGCCTCGAGTTTCCCACGCAG GATGATCTTGTCAAGCATATAAACAACGATCACATCCATGCCAATAAGAAGAGTTTCGTTTGTGGATGGGAAGACTGCTCGCGGGAAGAAAAACCGTTCAAGGCACAGTACATGCTAGTTGTACATATGAGGCGGCACACAGGTGAAAAACCCCACAAGTGCACC ttCGAGGGCTGCTTCAAGGCGTACTCCAGACTAGAAAATCTCAAAACACATCTCAGATCTCATACCGGCGAAAAGCCCTATACCTGTGAATACCCAGGGTGCAGTAAGGCCTTTAGCAACGCCAGTGATCGGGCCAAGCACCAGAACCGAACGCATTCGAACgag AAACCGTACGTATGCAAAGCCCAGGGTTGTACGAAACGATACACAGATCCTTCATCCCTCCGAAAACACGTTAAAACTGTTCACGGAGCAGAATTTTACGCTAACAAGAAACACAAGGGTGGCGATGGGGGCGGAAGTGATGAGGCGGGTGCCGGAGGACACAGTCCAAGTCGCAGTGAAGATCGTCATCCAAAGACACCGAGTCTCTCGAGTCCTAGCATAAAATCTGAGAGCGAAGCGAACAGTCCGCCTGGAATGATGCAGCAGGGAAGTCCGCTTGTCGGGGGTTGCACCGATGATCTAGGAATGGGTTGCGGTAGCGGTGACGTGGTCACAGCCATTGGCGTCGACGAACCCTGGAACGAGGAGCCCGATGACCTCGACATTGCGGATCTTCCAGTTGCTCTTCGTGCCATG gtcGGCGGAATGGAATCCCAACAAGCTCCCCCACCCTCGAGGAGTCGCATAAAAGGTCGCCTCAGTGCGAAAGCCATGCCACCGGTTTCCGTCGGTGTCACTGGTATGAGACTAGGCAGAGGAGCCGGAGGAATTGGAAATGGCGGAGGGATTGGAGGTGGTTGCATTGGCGGCGTAGGAGGTGGTGGCGTGGGAAGTGGAGGAATAGGAAGCAGTCTTGGAGGCGGTGGAGGCGGTGGCGGGGCCCCTGGGCCTCAGGGTAACATTGGGGAACTGAACAGGCGAATAACAGACCTGAAAATGGAAAGCGGTGCGCGGCAAACTACACTAACTGATCTTCAGTTGAGGCTGCAGCCCCTAAGTGAACCTCGTCGCGATAGCAATAGTACCGTAAGCACATATTACGGTAGTATGCGATCCGCCGATTTTGGAAGCCGAAGAAGCAGCCAAGCCAGTGGACTTAGTGCTGTAAGACTTGGACTTGGTCTAGGACTCGGAATCGGGTCGAACGGCCCTGGAACTGGAGGTGTAAATGCAGGAGGAGGTAGCGGCGGTGGAGGGGGAGGCGGAGGCAGCTTTTACGATCCCATCAGCCCAGGAAATTCAAGAAGAAGTAGTCAACTTAGTACCACCTCTGGGAGACTAAATGCCCCACCTCATCTTCAGGCGCAGTACTCTACTAGCAATCTCGTCGTTCAAACACAAAATATGTCTCTTCAG GGTCCTCAAGGAATGCAAGGTGATTGGATGCCTAGTGGTCACTGTCCCCAGCCAGCTGGTGACCGCAGGATGTCAGAACCTACTCGCACACATCAGGGTCATCGGACTTCTCCCCTCATGCCACCCCGACCGAGATCAGCACAGCTTCCAGAACTACATCCGAATCAGGAGGTGATTTTAGACGAAGTTGGTGAAGGGGAAATGGTTGAAAATAAGCTTGTAATCCCAGATGAAATGATGCAGTATCTCAATCAG GTACAAGCCGGTGGGAATCAAGTCAGCTACAGAGGCAGCCCTATGCCAATCTGCCAGTCACCTATCTGTACGAACCCCTCGCATTATCAGCGTCAACAAATGCCCTGTACGTACACAAACCAGCCGCATCCACAGAACTGCTATAACCAGTCCAACGGCAGGATTTCAAACTGTCCCAACTATCAGAACGTCTCCCCTTCTTCTTATCTCCATCAACAGTGCATGAGTTCCCGGGGGAGTCAAGCATCTGTTGGGGGGTATTGTCCGCCTCTGCAGCAAAACCAATCCCAGCCTCCTGCAGGCTATGGATCACAGTCTCACTGTGGATCTCAGATTGCAAGTCCGGCCGGTGGTCAAGTAATGTCACCCGGCTCTCACTATGCTCCAAGTCACGCTAGCGATCAGCCTATGACCTCTCCCGCAGCTGGAGCTCTTGCTCCTCAACACGTGCCGCAAAATGTGCAGCAAAATTCTGCGCAAATGACGAGGCACTGTCTTCAAAGCCATCTAGCATCGCGTCAGTTTTACGGAGGTGGAGCGGGATATGGGTGTCGGAATGCAAATTGTGCTCAGGCTCATCGGCCTGACGAAAATTGTGGTGCTCATACCCAAGCACAGAATCCAACTCCACAGAGTCATAGTGCACAACATTGTGCAGCACAGCCTCGAGGCGGACTAACATCGAACTGTCCCCAGCTATCACCTGCTTCGCATCAATCTACTGGGACAACAACGAACAACAATAACCATTCCAACGTTCGGTGTGGCCAAATTTCACACCAAAATCAAACTGGTCATCGACAAAATATTCAGCAGAATACCAACGAGCCCcatcaccaccatcaccatcaaCATCTTTCGAATATACCTATCACTGGACGTTCACAGGGCAATCAATGCCCGCAAATTTCTCAGCCGCAATGTCCTCAGTCTGATGCACCAGGTCAAAAGGGGCACGGAGGTGGAATGAATCCACCAAATCAAGGAGCTAACCAGAATACCAATATTTGTGGTCAAATTGCCAGTGGTGGATGCGTTCAGCAAGGAGTTCAAGGTCAGACGAATATCCCTTGCGGTCCACAGTCATGTTCAATGCATCACGGATGCCAGCCACAAGCATCGCCAAATCAGTTCTCTTGCGGTTGCCAGTGGGGTTATGCAACGGAACCATGTTTCCATAGCCACGACGCTAACATGCCAGAAATTCAATGCAGAGATATTAGCCAGTCCCAGCAGGGTTCCCCGATTAAACCACCACAAGGTATGAGACAGGACTCTTACCGTAGAACACTCGAATATGTTGAACAATGTAGAAATTGGTCAGGAAGCGCACAAGCTCATGTACATGAAACCGGAGTTTCTAGCTCCACGCATCCCTTATCGCTTCCTCAACCCCTGCCGGCAAGCGCCAATATGATCGTGAACGACATGACTACCTCCCTTAGCTCACTGCTCGAAGAAAACAGATATCTTCAGATGATTCAGTAG